In Acidobacteriota bacterium, the following proteins share a genomic window:
- a CDS encoding FAD-binding oxidoreductase, with protein sequence MANTSQSVIVVGAGIAGLSTSFHLADKGVRKVLLLDKGRVGDGSSSRSGAINTMMMATEGASRARGITFDIFERFDKILENYDFHQVGCLNLLDSRQFERARRLHPMHRRAGARFQVLRRREIEERFPDLRIGGDEYGVLDLRGGYSEPDRYLPALSAKVREMGVELREGVTIDDFLIEGGRVTGVRTRESGKLRADSVVCTVNAWANSLMAQAGQPLPVRNFVHERWVTMPLEHPPRLPATNDDAKGVYYRPTEDDRVLLGTGAHEAVQIERPGPDFRLTELVPDPRSLPFIQVAVRDRLPLIQGVGIDYHRVGLVSYALDFLPNIGPVDALPGLYLAVTFNSGGFGYHPVAGFLLAEYMVDGQTSIDASEFSPDRFPDFDTEGYLAKTVTHGQMIRDHEARTALPVRKRH encoded by the coding sequence ATGGCAAACACGTCACAGTCGGTGATCGTCGTCGGCGCCGGGATCGCCGGATTAAGCACCTCGTTCCATCTGGCCGACAAGGGAGTTCGGAAGGTCCTGCTCCTGGACAAGGGCCGGGTGGGGGACGGGTCCAGCAGCCGGTCGGGGGCCATCAACACCATGATGATGGCCACCGAGGGAGCCAGCCGGGCGCGAGGCATCACCTTCGACATCTTCGAGCGGTTCGACAAGATCCTTGAAAACTACGACTTTCACCAGGTCGGGTGCCTGAATCTCCTGGACTCCCGGCAGTTCGAGCGGGCCCGCCGCCTGCATCCCATGCACCGTCGCGCTGGAGCTCGATTTCAGGTGTTGCGGCGGCGTGAGATCGAGGAACGATTCCCCGATCTACGGATCGGCGGCGACGAGTACGGTGTGCTGGACCTGCGCGGCGGTTACAGTGAGCCGGACCGCTACCTGCCCGCTCTCAGCGCCAAGGTCCGGGAGATGGGAGTGGAACTCCGGGAAGGCGTGACCATCGACGATTTCCTGATCGAAGGCGGACGGGTCACGGGCGTCCGGACCCGGGAATCGGGGAAATTGCGGGCGGACTCGGTGGTCTGCACCGTCAATGCCTGGGCCAACTCCCTGATGGCGCAGGCGGGTCAACCGCTGCCGGTGCGCAACTTCGTTCACGAACGGTGGGTCACCATGCCCTTGGAACATCCGCCCCGGCTCCCGGCCACCAACGACGATGCCAAGGGCGTCTATTACCGTCCCACGGAGGATGATCGTGTTCTTTTGGGCACCGGCGCCCACGAAGCGGTTCAGATCGAGAGGCCCGGACCCGACTTCCGTCTCACCGAACTGGTGCCCGATCCCCGTTCCCTGCCCTTCATTCAGGTGGCGGTTCGGGACCGCCTGCCCCTGATTCAAGGCGTCGGGATCGACTACCACCGCGTGGGCCTGGTGAGCTACGCCTTGGACTTTCTGCCCAATATCGGTCCCGTGGACGCCCTGCCGGGGCTCTATCTTGCCGTCACCTTCAACTCGGGCGGCTTCGGCTACCATCCCGTGGCCGGTTTCCTCCTGGCGGAATACATGGTGGACGGACAGACCAGCATCGATGCGTCCGAATTCTCCCCGGACCGTTTTCCGGACTTCGACACCGAAGGTTACTTGGCAAAAACCGTCACTCACGGGCAGATGATCCGGGACCACGAGGCCCGGACGGCGCTTCCGGTGCGCAAGCGGCATTGA
- a CDS encoding TonB-dependent receptor, giving the protein MRRIQISILFLSVAMLAAPLSAQITTGGISGRVTDETGGIIPGVDVLLTNVGTARTFGAVTGDTGAYKFVFLQPGDYSIRAELAGFQPVLRRDIVVRVNETVAVDITLSPSEIQEVVEVLGTPPPLQTESGEIGDVVDHETIVNLPLNGRNFIQLVELQPGAVSTHKLPGGGISFHSSIFGGNFSVHGAPAEGTVFLLDGIDMKDAVDTRVGFRMTVDAIQEFKFQAGNYSAAFGRASGGVVNIASRAGVNDYHGSAWGFFRNDAFDARTFFAAEKEPFSQQNMGVAIGGPIVEDQTFFFVTYEAIRSDKEVTRAVSVPTDLQRRGDFSEGNPIFNPFDVDPDTGLRAPFANKVIPENMWHPASVKAFTRLFPTANRPGVVSNLVDSSIQEVISDQLNIRIDQRIGEEDTIFGRYTLVKYDRLWPFVFASLPNFTTVWKSPAQNAVLGHTHTFGASAVNDLRVGFNRHTQVLEDSEQEVAVNEELGIHGLSPRFLGNPNINIAGLGGTGAIANAPNNRSDNQFAVRENFSYITGNHNISTGASVDWYQMNGGHALFAHGLFTFNGIFTSQLTETGTQPGTGNPVADYILGVPNRTSRCCTVNDGFRNFRKKDFGIYINDDWKVSPDLTLNLGVRYELFQPPYEKHGRYAQPDYSSAPELVLAHAGEDIPRGVYKADKNNFAPRLGFAYRINDQTVLRGGYGLFYMSPNMVFSFFAAMSPPYVSPETFISDTRTPQLSFSAPFPGVGLPSLNFYSNDPGWTDPYNQVWNLTLQRQIGNTAISASYIGNRGSNLLTVFNANSPLRPGPGSVASRRIIPSIVNDTRTDNQGWSSYNGLELRAEQRFSGGLGFLVSYVWSRCMDTGSVQVNGDGSPRGTRDPRNFEEDWGPCQYDVPHRFAANWVYQLPFGKGMGGLGGMLLRNWRIQGIVTLEGGQPFHIGLPYDNSNTGLGTDTPDWVSGQDPNAGPKTVQQFFNIRAFQNPQPFTYGNLGRNVTRGPGFANVDFGLHRRFPITEDHVLEFRGEVFNVLNRANFLQPANTFGTPAFGVIGGAFEAREIQFSLKYTF; this is encoded by the coding sequence ATGCGAAGAATCCAGATTTCAATCCTTTTCCTGAGCGTTGCCATGCTGGCAGCGCCCCTGTCGGCCCAGATCACCACGGGCGGGATCAGCGGCCGGGTCACGGACGAGACGGGCGGCATCATCCCGGGCGTCGACGTCCTCCTGACCAACGTGGGAACGGCCCGGACCTTTGGCGCCGTCACCGGCGACACGGGGGCCTACAAGTTCGTTTTCCTGCAGCCGGGCGACTACTCGATTCGGGCGGAGTTGGCGGGATTTCAACCCGTGCTCCGGCGGGACATCGTGGTCCGGGTCAATGAAACCGTCGCCGTGGACATCACTCTCTCGCCGAGTGAGATCCAGGAGGTCGTGGAGGTCCTGGGGACACCCCCGCCCCTGCAGACCGAGTCGGGCGAAATCGGAGACGTGGTCGATCATGAGACGATCGTCAACCTCCCTTTGAACGGCCGCAATTTCATCCAGTTGGTGGAATTGCAGCCCGGAGCCGTCTCCACCCACAAGCTCCCCGGAGGGGGGATCAGCTTTCACAGCAGCATTTTCGGCGGCAACTTCTCGGTGCACGGGGCGCCGGCTGAAGGCACGGTCTTCCTGCTGGACGGGATCGACATGAAGGACGCGGTCGATACCCGAGTCGGATTCCGCATGACCGTCGACGCCATCCAGGAGTTCAAGTTCCAGGCCGGGAACTACTCGGCCGCGTTCGGACGGGCTTCGGGAGGTGTGGTCAATATCGCTTCCCGCGCAGGGGTGAACGATTACCACGGTTCCGCCTGGGGCTTTTTCCGGAACGACGCCTTTGACGCCCGCACCTTCTTCGCCGCGGAGAAGGAGCCCTTCTCGCAGCAGAATATGGGTGTGGCCATCGGCGGACCGATCGTGGAAGACCAGACCTTTTTCTTCGTCACCTACGAGGCGATCCGGTCGGACAAGGAAGTGACCCGCGCCGTCAGCGTACCCACCGATCTGCAACGGCGGGGAGACTTCAGCGAGGGCAATCCCATCTTCAACCCCTTCGACGTCGACCCCGACACCGGTCTGCGCGCGCCTTTTGCGAACAAGGTGATCCCCGAGAACATGTGGCATCCGGCCTCGGTCAAGGCCTTCACGCGGTTGTTTCCCACGGCGAATCGTCCCGGTGTGGTCAGTAATCTCGTCGATTCGTCAATCCAGGAGGTCATCAGCGACCAGTTGAACATTCGGATCGACCAGAGGATCGGAGAGGAAGACACCATCTTCGGCCGCTATACGCTGGTGAAGTACGACCGCCTTTGGCCCTTCGTCTTCGCTTCGCTCCCCAATTTCACCACCGTCTGGAAGTCCCCGGCTCAGAATGCCGTGCTGGGTCATACCCACACGTTCGGAGCCAGTGCGGTGAACGACCTCCGGGTCGGCTTCAACCGGCACACGCAGGTCCTGGAGGACTCGGAACAGGAAGTGGCGGTCAACGAGGAGTTGGGGATCCACGGATTGAGTCCCCGTTTTCTGGGCAACCCCAACATCAACATCGCCGGTCTGGGCGGCACCGGGGCCATCGCCAATGCGCCCAACAATCGCTCCGACAACCAGTTCGCGGTGAGGGAGAACTTCTCCTACATCACCGGCAACCACAACATTTCCACGGGCGCCTCCGTCGACTGGTACCAGATGAACGGCGGCCATGCCCTGTTTGCCCACGGCTTGTTCACCTTCAACGGAATTTTCACGTCGCAGTTGACCGAAACCGGGACTCAGCCGGGGACGGGGAACCCCGTGGCGGACTACATTCTGGGCGTACCCAACCGGACCTCCCGGTGTTGCACGGTCAATGACGGTTTCCGCAACTTCCGCAAGAAGGACTTCGGCATCTACATCAACGACGACTGGAAGGTGTCGCCTGATCTGACCTTGAACCTGGGGGTGCGGTACGAGCTGTTCCAGCCCCCCTATGAGAAACACGGGCGCTACGCCCAGCCGGATTACTCCAGTGCACCCGAGCTGGTTCTGGCGCACGCCGGAGAGGACATCCCGCGGGGAGTCTACAAGGCGGACAAGAACAACTTCGCCCCCCGGCTGGGTTTTGCATACCGGATCAACGACCAGACCGTTCTTCGCGGCGGCTACGGGCTTTTCTACATGTCCCCCAACATGGTCTTCTCGTTCTTCGCCGCCATGTCGCCTCCCTACGTCAGTCCGGAGACCTTCATCTCGGACACCAGGACACCCCAGTTGTCCTTCAGCGCCCCGTTTCCCGGGGTTGGGCTTCCCAGCTTGAACTTCTACTCCAACGATCCCGGATGGACGGACCCCTACAACCAGGTCTGGAACCTGACCCTGCAGCGGCAGATCGGGAATACCGCCATTTCCGCCTCCTATATCGGCAACCGGGGGAGCAACCTCCTCACCGTTTTCAATGCCAACTCACCGCTGAGACCGGGACCGGGATCCGTTGCCTCGCGCCGAATTATCCCTTCCATCGTGAACGACACCCGGACCGACAACCAGGGCTGGTCGAGCTACAACGGGCTGGAGTTGAGGGCGGAGCAGCGATTCTCCGGCGGCCTGGGCTTCCTTGTCTCCTATGTCTGGTCCAGGTGCATGGATACCGGGAGTGTCCAGGTCAACGGGGACGGTTCTCCCCGGGGGACACGGGACCCGCGCAACTTCGAAGAGGATTGGGGACCCTGTCAATATGACGTTCCGCACCGCTTCGCAGCGAACTGGGTCTATCAGCTTCCCTTCGGCAAGGGAATGGGGGGCCTCGGCGGAATGTTGCTCCGGAACTGGCGGATTCAAGGGATCGTGACGCTGGAGGGCGGCCAGCCGTTCCACATCGGACTGCCCTACGACAACAGCAACACCGGACTCGGAACGGACACTCCGGATTGGGTGTCGGGTCAGGACCCCAACGCCGGCCCCAAGACCGTGCAGCAGTTCTTCAACATCAGGGCCTTCCAGAATCCACAGCCGTTCACTTATGGGAATCTGGGCCGAAACGTGACCCGCGGTCCGGGGTTCGCCAACGTCGACTTCGGGCTGCATCGCAGGTTCCCGATCACCGAAGACCATGTGCTCGAATTTCGAGGGGAGGTGTTCAACGTCCTCAACCGGGCCAACTTCCTGCAGCCGGCCAATACCTTCGGCACCCCGGCCTTCGGCGTGATCGGCGGTGCGTTCGAGGCGCGGGAAATCCAGTTCTCGCTGAAGTACACGTTCTAA
- a CDS encoding serine hydrolase, whose amino-acid sequence MGFDEDALRRILPRVGIGGTIVRHGYVVATWGNQRTAVQTASMGKTFNATCLGLAVDAGLVELDDLVWKTWTGEGELSHSYKYLNEGHHRKITWRHFANMVSGFPDIDLSRSDGEMGDSTYNYAHRAPGGEYIYSDGGMWRFAQALTALWGKDLKDVLDEKIFRHLQVPAGRWDWMPARVIQENLMYPFWPGYGRYLDPPWEIGGHAVRAGPGWVVINSDDAARFGYLFLRNGRWRDQQLVSKEWVEQTRKPQSRRHAGHGGEDYSLNWWLPGQGVQEARGGNINWQAVSRISVVPEYDLVVATIRTNYVARKVVGSTYFGSQYQGDRDWVFRLLKTIVK is encoded by the coding sequence GTGGGCTTCGACGAGGATGCCCTGAGGAGGATCCTGCCGCGGGTCGGGATCGGGGGGACCATTGTCCGCCACGGATACGTGGTGGCCACCTGGGGCAACCAGAGGACTGCCGTCCAGACCGCGTCCATGGGCAAGACGTTTAACGCGACCTGCCTGGGCCTGGCCGTCGATGCCGGCCTGGTCGAGTTGGACGACCTGGTCTGGAAGACCTGGACGGGCGAGGGAGAGCTGTCCCATTCTTACAAATACCTCAACGAAGGCCACCATCGAAAAATCACCTGGAGGCATTTCGCCAACATGGTGTCGGGCTTTCCGGACATTGACCTGAGCCGGTCCGACGGCGAGATGGGGGATTCCACCTACAACTATGCCCACCGGGCGCCGGGGGGCGAATACATCTACAGCGACGGGGGGATGTGGCGGTTCGCCCAGGCCTTGACGGCGCTTTGGGGCAAGGATCTCAAGGACGTGCTGGACGAGAAGATCTTCCGGCATCTCCAAGTGCCCGCCGGGCGTTGGGACTGGATGCCCGCGCGTGTGATTCAGGAAAACCTCATGTACCCCTTCTGGCCGGGCTACGGACGCTACCTGGATCCGCCGTGGGAGATCGGCGGACACGCCGTCCGGGCCGGACCGGGCTGGGTGGTCATCAATTCGGACGACGCCGCCCGCTTCGGCTATCTCTTCCTGCGCAACGGGCGCTGGCGGGACCAGCAACTAGTCAGCAAGGAGTGGGTGGAGCAGACGCGCAAACCGCAAAGCCGCCGGCATGCCGGCCACGGGGGCGAGGACTACAGCCTGAACTGGTGGTTGCCGGGACAGGGCGTGCAGGAAGCGCGGGGCGGCAACATCAACTGGCAGGCCGTCTCCCGGATCTCGGTGGTCCCCGAGTACGATCTGGTGGTGGCCACCATCCGGACCAACTACGTAGCCCGTAAAGTCGTCGGATCCACCTATTTCGGATCCCAGTATCAGGGCGACCGGGATTGGGTCTTCCGGCTCTTGAAGACCATCGTGAAGTGA
- a CDS encoding PQQ-binding-like beta-propeller repeat protein, which translates to MKRIPILLLAACISSAALFGNWPDYRGPGRNGISDAANLPLRWGETLNVRWKTPIHGRGWSSPVIRDKQVWLTTATEDGKELSVLCVDRDSGRILLDRKLFDVARPRPLSNPDNSYASPSPTIEEGRVYINFGSYGTACLDTGTFEVLWQRRDLPCDHWRGPASSPYLWEDLLFLNMDGADVQYVVALDKATGANRWVTFRSVDYGDLEEDGRPRASGDFRKAYNTPLVVDFQGEPQLISPGAKGAYGYDPRTGREIWQIRHTGHSSAPRTLYADGQVGIATGHIGGTAQLWAVRLGGRGDVTGSHVAWKHARGAPKRSSPVLVGGRVYMVSNDGIATCIDFKSGEEIWKERIGGLHSSSVLYASRRIHFFDEDGVATIIQPGDALEILARNKLDDGFMASPAVADGALFLRTKTHLYRIQE; encoded by the coding sequence ATGAAGAGAATTCCGATCCTGCTTCTGGCCGCGTGCATTTCGAGCGCGGCCCTGTTCGGAAACTGGCCCGACTATCGAGGTCCCGGCCGGAACGGCATCTCCGACGCCGCGAACCTCCCTCTTCGCTGGGGCGAAACGCTCAACGTTCGATGGAAGACGCCGATTCACGGCCGCGGCTGGTCTTCGCCGGTGATTCGCGACAAACAGGTCTGGCTCACCACCGCCACGGAGGACGGAAAAGAGCTCTCCGTCTTGTGCGTCGACCGGGACAGCGGACGCATCCTGCTGGATCGGAAGCTCTTCGACGTCGCCAGACCTCGTCCCCTGAGCAACCCCGACAATTCCTACGCCAGTCCTTCTCCGACCATCGAGGAAGGCCGCGTCTACATCAATTTCGGGAGCTATGGGACCGCCTGCCTGGACACGGGGACTTTCGAGGTGCTCTGGCAACGCCGGGACCTCCCCTGCGACCACTGGCGCGGCCCGGCCTCTTCCCCCTATCTCTGGGAGGACCTCCTCTTCCTGAACATGGACGGCGCCGACGTCCAGTACGTGGTGGCTCTGGACAAGGCGACCGGCGCCAACCGGTGGGTGACGTTTCGATCGGTGGACTACGGAGACCTGGAGGAGGACGGCCGCCCACGCGCGTCCGGAGACTTCCGCAAGGCCTACAATACGCCGCTGGTGGTCGATTTCCAGGGAGAGCCACAACTCATCAGTCCCGGCGCCAAAGGGGCCTATGGATACGATCCCAGAACCGGACGCGAGATCTGGCAGATTCGCCACACCGGTCACTCATCGGCGCCCAGGACCCTTTACGCCGACGGGCAGGTGGGCATCGCCACGGGGCATATCGGCGGAACGGCGCAACTTTGGGCGGTCCGGCTCGGCGGCCGGGGCGACGTGACCGGATCCCATGTCGCCTGGAAACACGCCCGGGGCGCTCCCAAGCGCTCCTCCCCGGTTCTGGTCGGGGGGCGGGTCTACATGGTGAGCAACGACGGGATCGCCACTTGCATCGACTTCAAGAGTGGAGAGGAAATCTGGAAGGAACGAATCGGGGGTCTCCACTCTTCCTCGGTGCTTTATGCCAGCCGCCGGATCCACTTCTTCGACGAGGACGGCGTCGCCACCATCATCCAACCGGGCGATGCGCTGGAGATCCTGGCCCGAAACAAGCTGGACGACGGCTTCATGGCATCGCCCGCCGTGGCCGACGGAGCGCTCTTCCTGCGCACGAAGACTCATCTCTACCGGATCCAGGAGTAG
- a CDS encoding acyltransferase — MSDGQTHHQRTGRETRMENAVIGEGTFIEPDVTLGYRYHRDCGPARIGRHGILRQGTVIYGDTRIGDYFQTGLYAVIRAKVRIGDYCTIFNHSVVEGIVRMGDGVRVMAHTYIPTRTWFGDHVFVGPGVIFLNDREPCRYEVMPTPSGATIEDEVVIGGGCTILPGITIGEGSFIAAGAVVHRDVPRKSFVKGVPGRVEPLPDKFDMPNNLGVMRQKVDLWHPLTADLAAVDWPDRWGPAPNWAASD, encoded by the coding sequence ATGAGTGACGGTCAGACCCATCACCAGCGCACCGGCCGGGAGACCCGGATGGAGAATGCCGTCATCGGTGAGGGCACTTTCATCGAGCCCGACGTCACGCTCGGATACCGGTATCACCGGGACTGCGGCCCGGCCCGAATCGGCCGCCACGGGATCTTGCGGCAAGGGACCGTCATCTACGGCGACACTCGGATCGGCGACTATTTCCAGACCGGTCTCTACGCGGTCATCCGGGCCAAAGTCCGGATCGGGGACTACTGCACCATCTTCAACCATTCAGTGGTGGAAGGGATCGTCCGGATGGGAGACGGGGTGCGGGTCATGGCTCACACCTACATCCCGACACGGACCTGGTTCGGCGACCATGTCTTCGTGGGACCGGGGGTCATCTTCCTGAACGACCGGGAGCCTTGCCGTTACGAAGTCATGCCGACGCCCAGCGGAGCCACCATCGAAGACGAGGTCGTCATCGGCGGCGGTTGCACCATCCTTCCGGGGATCACCATCGGAGAGGGAAGCTTCATTGCCGCGGGGGCGGTGGTGCACCGCGACGTTCCCAGGAAGAGCTTCGTCAAGGGGGTTCCCGGACGCGTGGAGCCGCTTCCGGACAAGTTCGACATGCCCAACAACCTGGGAGTGATGAGACAGAAGGTCGATCTGTGGCATCCTCTCACCGCCGATCTGGCCGCCGTCGATTGGCCGGATCGGTGGGGTCCGGCCCCCAACTGGGCCGCGTCCGATTGA
- a CDS encoding PQQ-binding-like beta-propeller repeat protein: MKKIPVLLLAVCFSGVSLSANWPDYRGPRRDGVSEVANLPLRWSETLNVRWKTPIHGRAWSSPVIWGKQVWLTTATEDGKKLSVLCIDRDSGKILVDRKLFDVAKPRPLSNAVNTYASPSPTIEEGRVYVHFGSYGTACLDTDTFQVIWERRDLPCDHWRGPASSPVLWEDLLFLHMDGADVQYVAALDKATGFNRWVTFRSVDYGDLEENGRPRMSGDFRKAYNTPLVIEFQGEPQLISPSAKGAYGYDPRTGREIWQIRHGGHSSAPRTLYSDGQVGIGTGYIGNAAQLWAIRLGGRGDVTGTHVAWKYARGAPKHSSPVLSGGRVYMVSNDGVATCLDFRNGQEIWKKRIGGLHSASVLYAAGRIHYFDEDGRTTILQPGETPEILARNKLDDGFMASPAVADGALFLRTKTHLYRIQE; encoded by the coding sequence ATGAAGAAAATTCCGGTCCTACTCCTGGCCGTCTGCTTTTCCGGCGTCTCCCTGTCCGCCAACTGGCCGGACTACCGGGGCCCCCGCCGGGACGGTGTGTCCGAGGTCGCGAACCTGCCGCTGCGCTGGAGCGAGACGCTCAACGTTCGCTGGAAGACGCCCATTCATGGCCGTGCCTGGTCCTCGCCCGTGATCTGGGGGAAACAGGTCTGGCTCACCACCGCCACTGAGGACGGCAAGAAGCTCTCCGTTCTGTGCATCGATCGCGACAGTGGCAAGATCCTCGTCGACCGCAAGCTCTTCGACGTCGCCAAACCTCGTCCCCTGAGCAACGCCGTCAACACCTATGCCAGCCCCTCGCCCACCATCGAGGAGGGCCGGGTGTATGTCCATTTCGGGAGTTACGGGACCGCCTGCCTGGACACGGATACGTTCCAGGTCATCTGGGAACGAAGGGACCTCCCCTGTGACCATTGGCGCGGCCCGGCCTCGTCGCCCGTGCTCTGGGAGGACCTCCTCTTCCTCCACATGGACGGCGCCGACGTCCAGTACGTGGCCGCTCTGGACAAGGCCACGGGCTTCAACCGGTGGGTGACCTTCCGCTCGGTCGACTACGGAGACCTGGAAGAGAACGGCCGGCCCCGCATGTCCGGAGACTTCCGCAAGGCCTACAACACGCCGCTGGTGATCGAGTTCCAGGGAGAACCGCAACTCATCAGCCCCAGCGCCAAGGGAGCCTACGGCTACGATCCCCGCACCGGACGCGAGATCTGGCAGATTCGCCACGGGGGTCACTCGTCGGCGCCGAGGACCCTCTACTCCGACGGCCAGGTCGGAATCGGCACCGGATACATCGGGAACGCGGCCCAGCTTTGGGCGATCCGACTCGGCGGCCGGGGCGACGTGACCGGAACCCACGTGGCGTGGAAGTACGCGCGCGGCGCTCCGAAGCACTCCTCTCCGGTGCTGTCCGGAGGGCGGGTCTACATGGTGAGCAACGACGGGGTCGCCACCTGCCTCGACTTCAGGAACGGACAGGAGATCTGGAAGAAACGAATCGGCGGTCTCCACTCCGCCTCGGTCCTCTACGCCGCCGGCCGGATTCACTATTTCGACGAGGACGGCCGAACCACCATTCTCCAACCCGGGGAGACACCGGAAATCCTGGCCAGGAACAAGCTGGACGACGGTTTCATGGCCTCGCCCGCCGTGGCCGACGGAGCCCTCTTCCTGCGCACGAAGACACACCTCTACCGGATCCAGGAGTAG
- the gcvPA gene encoding aminomethyl-transferring glycine dehydrogenase subunit GcvPA: MSQKRIVYPYIPNSVPEIKARMLKEVGARDIMDLYAEIPDDLILKRKMDLPEPILDEYSLKRHLEEILDRNRNCDDHLNFLGAGCAQHHVPAVCDEISSRGEFVTAYVGEPYADHGKWQALFEYASLMGELLDMDVLSCPLYDGPAAAATSLRMASRTTGRSEVLVPGSASPDLMAVVRNYLGGIGEPQVSIRTIGFDPGSGLLDLDQLRSSVSSNTAAVLIENPGYLGNIETQAEEIGEIARNAGAEFVVYTDPISLGVLAPPAHYGGTFACGDFQPLGMHIQCGGGQGGFIATHDDMRYVAEFKDLMFGITETVRKGEWGFGEVLFDRTSYGSREQGKEYTGTTTGLWAITAGVYLALMGPQGMEEIGRTILQKSQYAAREMARIPGVRVASETPFFKEFVVNFDGTGKSVGEINAALLDRKIFGGKDLSREFPELGQSALYCVTERITQDDIHTLAQVLGECCS; encoded by the coding sequence GTGAGTCAAAAGCGGATCGTCTACCCCTACATCCCCAATTCGGTCCCGGAAATCAAGGCCCGGATGCTCAAGGAAGTGGGCGCCCGGGACATCATGGATCTCTACGCCGAGATCCCCGACGATCTGATCCTGAAGCGGAAGATGGACCTCCCCGAGCCGATCCTGGACGAGTACTCCCTGAAACGGCACCTGGAGGAGATCCTGGACCGGAACCGGAACTGCGATGACCACCTGAATTTTCTGGGTGCCGGCTGCGCCCAGCACCACGTCCCAGCGGTCTGCGACGAGATCAGCAGCCGGGGCGAGTTCGTGACGGCGTACGTGGGCGAGCCTTACGCCGATCATGGGAAGTGGCAGGCCCTCTTCGAGTACGCCAGCCTCATGGGGGAACTGCTGGACATGGACGTCCTGAGCTGCCCCCTCTACGACGGTCCGGCCGCCGCGGCCACCTCGTTGCGGATGGCCTCCCGGACCACCGGCAGGAGCGAGGTCCTGGTTCCCGGTTCCGCGAGTCCGGACCTGATGGCCGTGGTCCGAAACTACCTGGGCGGTATCGGCGAACCGCAGGTTTCCATCCGAACCATCGGCTTCGATCCCGGCTCCGGCCTGCTGGACCTGGATCAACTCCGGTCCTCCGTCTCCTCGAACACGGCGGCGGTCCTCATCGAGAATCCCGGTTACCTGGGCAACATCGAGACTCAGGCCGAGGAGATCGGGGAGATCGCCCGGAATGCCGGGGCCGAGTTCGTGGTCTACACCGATCCCATTTCCCTGGGAGTCCTGGCTCCTCCCGCCCACTACGGCGGGACCTTCGCCTGTGGAGACTTCCAGCCCCTGGGAATGCACATCCAGTGCGGCGGCGGACAGGGCGGCTTCATCGCCACCCACGACGACATGCGGTACGTGGCCGAGTTCAAGGACCTCATGTTCGGGATCACCGAGACCGTGCGGAAGGGCGAATGGGGATTCGGCGAGGTGCTCTTCGACCGGACCTCCTACGGTTCCCGGGAACAGGGCAAGGAGTACACGGGAACCACCACGGGACTCTGGGCCATTACGGCCGGCGTCTACCTGGCGCTGATGGGTCCCCAGGGCATGGAGGAGATCGGACGGACCATCCTCCAGAAGTCCCAGTACGCCGCCCGGGAGATGGCCCGGATCCCGGGGGTCCGGGTCGCGTCGGAGACCCCGTTCTTCAAGGAGTTCGTCGTGAACTTCGACGGGACCGGCAAGAGCGTCGGTGAGATCAACGCCGCGCTCCTGGATCGTAAGATCTTCGGAGGCAAGGACCTGTCGCGGGAGTTTCCCGAGTTGGGCCAGAGCGCCCTCTATTGCGTGACCGAGAGAATCACCCAGGACGACATCCACACGCTGGCCCAGGTCCTGGGTGAGTGCTGTAGCTGA
- a CDS encoding carbonic anhydrase family protein: MGPGRNQHPAVPCWGYGPHNGPEVWGALDSAFISCASGDEQSPIDLTAGQSAELAPIEFDYRRTRFAIENTGHTIQVNPNSGSGIVLNGVRSALVQFHFHHPSEHTFDGSRLALEMHLVHRSDFGSLTVLGILFKEGPASEALAPVWKHLPPEKSESQMVPGELDLALLLPAVRTTWRYRGSLTTPPCTEGVDWVVLTEPLSMSKTQIAAFGAIHPHNFRPVQPLGDRVLLRE; this comes from the coding sequence ATGGGACCCGGACGAAACCAGCATCCTGCCGTTCCGTGTTGGGGCTACGGGCCGCACAACGGCCCGGAAGTCTGGGGGGCGCTCGATTCCGCGTTTATCTCCTGCGCCTCGGGCGACGAACAGTCGCCCATCGATCTGACGGCGGGCCAGTCCGCCGAGCTGGCGCCGATCGAGTTCGACTACCGCAGGACCCGATTCGCCATCGAGAACACCGGGCATACGATCCAGGTGAACCCGAACTCCGGCAGCGGCATCGTCCTCAACGGAGTACGCTCCGCCTTGGTGCAGTTTCACTTCCACCATCCCAGCGAACATACATTTGACGGCAGTCGACTGGCGCTGGAGATGCACCTGGTGCATCGAAGTGATTTCGGGTCGCTTACGGTGCTTGGAATTCTGTTCAAGGAAGGACCGGCGAGTGAGGCCCTGGCTCCAGTCTGGAAGCATCTTCCACCCGAAAAGTCCGAGTCGCAAATGGTGCCGGGCGAACTCGATTTGGCATTGCTCCTGCCTGCCGTCCGAACGACATGGAGGTACCGGGGTTCCCTCACCACTCCACCCTGCACCGAAGGTGTCGACTGGGTCGTCCTGACCGAGCCGCTATCGATGTCGAAGACGCAAATTGCCGCATTCGGCGCCATTCATCCACACAACTTTCGCCCTGTGCAGCCCCTCGGCGACCGCGTTCTGCTGCGCGAATGA